In the Stakelama saccharophila genome, AATAATCGTCGGGGCTGATCGCCTCCTCGATCCATTTCAGGCCGAACTCGTTCCATGCGCGCGTCGCCAGCCGCGTTGCATAGCTGACGTCGAGCGACATCCAGCAATCGAGCATCAGCCAGAAATCCTTGCCGACGCGCGAACGCATCTCACCGATACCAGCAAGATTCCGGGCAAGGCCTTCTTCACCCTCCGCCGGTCCGTGGTGCAGCGGCATCTTTCCACCGACAAAACCAAGCTCCTTGGCGAGGTCCGGCCGCGCGCCGGTGGCGTAGAATTGCAATTCGTCGCGCACCGCGCCGCCCAGCAGCGCATGGACCGGTTCCCCGCGCAGCTTGCCCAGAAGGTCCCACAGCGCCAGGTCGACGCCTGAAATCGCGTTGATGACCAGTCCCTTGCGACCGTAATATTGGGTCGAGAAATACATCTGGTCCCAGATCTTCTCGAACTCGGCCGGGTCGCGGCCGATCAGGAAGCGGGCGAGGTGATGCTCGACGATATAGGCGGCCGGAACGCCGCCGGTGGTCACCGCGAACCCGGTGGTGCCGTCTTCCGCCTCGATCTCGACGACCAGCGTGCCGAGTACGTTGATGCCGAAGCTCTGTCGGCTTTCGCGATATTCGGGATAGCGCGCCATCGGCGTGGCGATGTGATCATCGATCCAGTGTCCGCCGGACTGATCGTGATAGTCGGCGCCGCCGCCACGCCCCACGAGCGCGCGCACGGACCGGATCTTTGATAAAGCCAACCGCGCAACCCCTCTTTCATTCTCTATATATAATAGTACTATTTATTCCGAACACGATGTCAATCGGGAAGCCGCCGGTCGAGCGGCGAAATTGGTCGAAAACCGATCTGATCGTTCGCCGACCGGGCAAGGTAGAGGATGGAGGGGTCTATGAAATGGTGGAGCGCGCTTGTCGCGCCGGCGATGCTCGTCGGCACGGTGCAGGCCCAGGAGATGGCGGGCAACCCGCCCCAGAAAGAATATGATCCCGGCTGGGCGCCGTTCGTCATCGACCACTTCGCGCGTCGGGACTCGGCGGCCGATGCGCGCTTTCTGCTCGATGCGCCGGCGGGCAAGCATGGTTTTGTCCGGGCGCGCGAGGGGCATCTCTATTTCGACGACGGCACGCGGCTGAAATGCTGGGGCGTCAACCTGACGGGCTGGACGCCGGGGTCGGAGGAGATTCCCGCGCATGAAGAGGCGGACATATTCGCCGCCGAACTGGCGCGGCTGGGCGTCAATTGCGTGCGCCTCCATTTTCTCGACATGCCCGATCGAACGCACCTGATAGAGAAGGAGCGCGGGCCGACCGGTGACCTGGAGCCGGTGGTGCAGATGCCGCGCGGGCTGATCGAATCGGACCGGCCCGACACCGGCCATTTCGATGCCGAGCAGCTCGACCGGCTCGATTATTTCTTCTCCCGGCTCAAGGCGAAGGGCATCTATGTCAACATCAACCTTCTGGTCGGCCATACGTGGAAGCCGGGCGACGACGTGCCGCAGGCCGATCTGCTATGGGTCGCGAAGGGCTATGCCTATTTCGTTCCCGAACTGATCGCGCGGCAGAAGGAATATGCCCGCAAGCTTCTGGACCACCGCAACGCCTATACGGGGCTGCGCTATGCCGATGACCCGGCCGTATCGACGGTGGAGATCGTCAACGAAAACTCGCTGCTCGAATTCTGGATACGCAACTGGCTGCGCGGCGAGCGGGAGGCGGGAAAGCCGCGGCATCAGCTCGACATCACCCCGCGCTACCATGCGCTACTCACCGCAAACTATAACGACTGGCTGGCCGCGCATCGCACGCCGGCAGAGATCGACGCGATGCGGCAGGAGGCGGGGGTCGCCTCCGGCGCCCCCGTACCTCTGATGCGCCGCCAGCAATTCGGGGCGGCATCGAAGCTGCGCTTTCACAGCGAGGCGCAGTTCCTGACCGATGTGGAGCGCGGCTTCTTCGCCGACATGCACGATTTCCTGCGCGAGGCGCTTGGGGTGAAGGCGCCGATCGTTGATACCGCCGATCACAGCTATTTCATTCCCGGTCAGCCGCTGCTGCGCTCGACGCAGCATGCCGATGTGATCGACGCCCATGTCTATTGGCAGCATCCGGCGATCTTCGGAAAGCGCAACACGCCGATGGTGAACGATCCCGAAGGATCGATCCTCCAACGCTTGTCGCGCACCGCGATGGCAGGAAAGCCGTTCGCTGTGAGCGAGGCGAACGAGCCTTTTCCGCACGAATATGACGCGGAGTTCATCCCGATCCTCGCCTCCTATGCCGCGTTCCAGGACTGGGACGAGATCTTCTTCTACACCTTCGAAACCAAGAAGAAGGACGGATGGAAGGGGCTGGTCGGCGATCATTTCGACATGACCCAGCACCCGACCAAGATCGCGCAACTGCCGGTCGGCGCGATGATCTTCCTGCGCGGCGACGTGGCGGCGGCGAAGCGGACGGTGACGCGCAGCTATTCCACGGACCAGGTGATCGAACAGATGCGCATGCCCATGTCGGCGATGCCCGCCTTCACCCCCGGCTATCCGCCCCTTCTGCCGCTGGTGCACGAAACGCGCATCGCCTGCCTCGACTGCGAGGCGAAAGCGGCCGCAACGCCCGGACGCACGATGCCGATCGTGTCGGATACCGGCGAACTGCGCTGGTCGGTCGATGACGGGCGGGACGGCGTGGTCACGGTCGATACGCAGCGGACCCAGGCGCTTGTCGGGCACGTCCGCCAGACGGGCGCGCGTACGACCAACCTGACCGCCGACATCGCGACGCCCTTCGCCGCGATCACCCTGTCCTCGCTCGACGGCAAGCCGATCGATCATTCCGACCGGCTGCTGCTCACCACCACGGCACGGGTGAAGAATAGCGGCATGACCTGGAACGCGCGGCGCAGCGTGTCGCGCGAGTGGGGCAGCGCCCCGTCGATGATCGAGCCGGTGGCCGGCTGGCTGCAGTTTCGCGACCTTGTCGGCGTCGTCGACATTACCGCGACCCCGCTGGACGGCGCGTCGCAGCCGATGGCGCCGATCAAGGCGCGGCTGCTGGAAAATGGCTGGGAACTGCCGATAGGTGAGCAAGCGACCACCAGCTACCTGATCCGCGTCTATCGCTGAGAGAGGCGGGGCGCCGCTCGGACAGCGCCCCGCCGCCTTTCAGCGGATTGTCCTTTCCTGCGCGAAGACCAGCCGGACCGGCCCGAGCAGTCCTGAATCGAGCAGCGGGTCGTCGGCGGAGAAGAATTTCCACGGAGTGAAGGTCACGCGGCCATTGTCGGGCTTCGGTTCGCCCTCCCGATACCAGTCGGGAAGCTCGGTGATCTTTTGCGCCATCACATCGCCCGTCTTCTTGCCGTCGGCGTTGAACGTCTCGCCCACCGGCCATTCGCCATCGACATAGTTTCCGGCATCGGGATCCGGCTTCCGCGCGTCGCCGATCATGCGATTGGGCCAAAGCGTCGTCACCGCGACCGACACGGCATTGGCGCCGGCATGAACGGCATCGGTGATGTCGACGCGGTAGGGCTCCTTCCAGACCTGGCCCAGATCCTTGCCGTTCACCGTTACATCGGCCAGCACCTCGACCCGGCCAAGGTCCAGATAGACACGCCGCCCGCGTTGCAACGCCGCGGCGGGAACGTCGATATCGCGGCTATAGGTGGCGGTGCCGCTGAAATGGCGGATCGCCGGATCGGCATTGTGGCTGAGCGATTCCAGCTTGTTCAGCGTGACGGCGTCGGGCGCGCCGCGATCCCGTTCGAACGTCACCCGCCATGGACCGGAAACGACCTTCGGTGCGGGCACGTCGGCCGAGAAGCGGGATCCGTCGCTCAGCCGGTAATCGCCCGCCTGCCAGACGCGTGCGTGCACCGCGCCGTCGGCGTCGATGGTCAGGTCGGCCGGCGCCGCGCTGACCGGCGGCGGTGGCGGCCCCTTGGCCGCGAGCCTTGCGATTTCTCCGGCGCTCAGCGCCCGATCCTCGGTACGGATCGGACCGTTGTTGCCTTCGAAAAAATAGGTGAAGCCGGACCATGACGGCGCGTCACTGCCGCCGGCAAAGACCGTGCGTCCGCTCTTCAGCCCCGTCTTCGCCTTCTTGCCGTTGATGTACAGCGTTGGCGTGCCGTGGTCGTACACGACCGCGAAATGCGTCCATCCGCTGATCGGCTGGTGCGACACCAGCACGGCGGGGACGGTATCGGGCGAGACCCGCTCGATCACGAAGGCGCCGTTGCGCCCGACGGCCAGCCCGGCAACGGCCGTGCCCTCGCCATGTATGTCGCGGCCCGACCGGGCGGGGATCAGATAGTTCTTGCCGGTCTCGTTGATATGTCCCTCGGTGCCTTCCTGCGGCATCAGGCGCAGGTCAATATCGGGCTTCGCCCACACCGACAGGGTGAAGGTGTCGGACGGCGAGGCCGCCCTGGCCGGGGCCGCCGCCTTCGCATCAATGAAGCGTTCGCCGTCATGCGCCGCCCATTCGATCCGCTTTTCCGCCGGCTTGCGGAAGGTGACGAAGGTCGAGCCGACCGGAGACAGGGTGAAGGAAACGCGCGTGCGCCCGCCCTCCATGTCATACACCGCGGGCGAGCTGGTCGTGCCGGTTTCCGGGTCCCACAATTCGGGCGCCTTGCCCGCAACGCGAAAGTCGCAGGTCACCGTTTCATTGCGCCGCTGGCGATTGGCGACGAAATAGCTGTCGCCGTCGGCGAGTTCGCGGTGCAGCCAGACGACCTTTCCATCGGGAGAGGCGGTGTTGCAGATGGCATCGGGGCCGGCGCCGATATCCGACAGGACCGCGCCGATCTCGCCGTCGGCATAGACCCGGCCCTTGCCGACCTTTCGCATGGGGCCCTTGGCCGCCTCGCCCCAGAGCGCGGCGGTCGCCCGTTCGAACTGCGCATCGGCAGCCTCGCCGCCGCGCAACGTCGGCTGGTGCGCCGGCCTGGGGCCGAGCAGCACCATGCCCTTTTCTACCATGTCCCGCAGCCGCTTCGCCAGCGTCGGTGTCATCGATTCGAGCTTGTCCGGCAGGACCAGCATTCGGTACGAAGCCCCGTCGGGCAGCACGATGCGGCCGTTTTCGATCCGCGCGCGCTTCAACAGCACCTCGGCGTTGACGAGGTCGTATTTGTAGCCGCGCGGCATTTCGGGTTCGAGATAGGTGGCGAGCAGCGGACTGGTGTCGGGCGACACCTCGGGCCGGACATATTCCGCCTGGTTCGGGCTGTTCTCCCCGACGAAATACAGCACGTCCGCCACATAGCGGCCCTGGCGCAGCATGTACTGGCTGCGCGCGAGCGTATCGAGCCAGGGCCGGGCCTTTGAAAACCAGGTGTTGGTGCGATCCATATTCATGCCCCACGGCCCCATCGTCATGCCCGGCACGACATTGGGATTGGGCTGATGCGCGAAACGGTGGAAATAGATCTGGTTGAAGCCCTTGGCATACATCAGGTCACCCAGCGCCTTGAGCGCATAGGGATAGTCCGACCAGCGGCTGGTTTGTGCTTCACCGGTAAAGGCTTCGGCGGTGATCAGGTTCTTGCCGTACACATGGGCGGCGGAGGAGACCATCTTTACCGTGCGGTTGTCGGTCCAGGGGGTGCGCGTCCAGAATTCGGTCATCGGGACCTGCACCCGGCCCGCGACCTGAAGCTCGTCGAACGGGCCGGGGCCATAGGCTTCGACCATGAATTTCAGCCCCGCCGCATTGGCGCGCTTTTCCATCTCGCCATAATAATTGTCCGCCATCAACTCGGCGAGCGTGCGGCGGAAATCGAACAGGAATCGGTCGGATTGCTCGACATCGCCGACGATTCGCCCGGTCAGCGCGGGCAGCCATCTGGTTATCGCATAATCGTTACGCGCGGCGAAGTCGGCGGGCAGCTTCTTCGTCCAATTCTGCAGCCCGGCCTCGTAACTGTCGATTTCCAGCGTGTCGAACGCAGTGCCCGCGAGCGGGCCGGCGGCCTTCACCACCTTCGCCACGCTCTGGTCGAACTGGTAGTTCACGGCTTCGGCGTCGAGCTTGTCGACTTCCAGTCCGCGGCCCGAATCCGATGCCGCGACGTTGATCTTGCCGGTGGTGGTGTGGCCCATGCGAAGGATCGTCCAGCGACCCGCGGGCGCTCGCCAGTCGAGTCGGCCGGAGGCGTCGACCTTGTCGCTGATGTCGATCACCGTCGTGGGATCGATGGCATAGCGGGCCATCACATCGTCCGGGTGGTGTTCATCGCCCGTGCCGGCGTCGAAATCCTGTTCGGCCTTCACATCCCAGTCGGGGATGCGCGGCGTGGCGTAGAGCAGCGCCTCGGCCAGCCTTACCGGCGCGCTCGGCGTGATGCGGAAATATCGAGCGGTGCTTTCGTCGAAATTGGCCGTGCCGGGGCTTTCAATGCCGCGCTCCACGCCGACCGACACCCGGGCCACCGCGCGCCAGTTCCTGCCGTCGTCGGATGCCTCGACCGTGGCGGAAAAGGCGGGTGCCTCCTTTTCGGCATAGAGCGTGACGGCCTGCGCGCCGAACGGGCGCTTCATGGTGATGACGAGCGGCGCGTCCGGTCCGGCCTCGACGCTGCTGTGCAGGTCGCGATCGGTCAGCATGTTCTTGGCGAGCGGCGTGTCCCCTATGCGCATCTGCGCCACCTGATCGCGGTAGAAGCTTTCGTCCCCCTTCGAGGCGGGGAAGGCTATGATCGCCGAATCCTCGTAATAGTCCCGCTTGGCATAGGGGCGGGGGAGTTGGGCGCGAACGCGCTTGCCGCCGTCGACGGTGGTTTCCGTCCATACAAGCTGCTGCATCGACTGGGCGGGGCTGATCCACGGACCGCCGCTCGACGACCAGCCGGGTGCGTTCTGCATGCCCATGCGCAGGCCAAGCGAATCGGCCTTGCGCATCATGTGGGTCATCAGGTCCAGCCAGTGCGGCGACAGATAATCGACCGGTCCCTTCGGGATGTCGTTGCTGCCGTCGAAGACGAGCAGGCCGCCCAGCCCGGCATCGCGCATCGCCTCCAGGTCGGCGTCGATCCCCTCGCGGGTGACATTGCCGTTCATCCAGAAATACAGCGTGTCGGGGCGGGTGGCGTGCGGCGGTTGCCGGAAGTCCTGCACGTCGGGAGAGGATTGCGCCGCGTCCCCGGCATCCTGCGCGTGGAGCGCGGGCGGTGCGAAGTACAGCGCACATAATGCTACGCTGGCCGCCAAGCGGCGGACGGTCGTGCTCTTGCTCGGCATTGTTTCCTCTCCCCTAAATCTCTCGTCGATCGAGCGCGAACTCCGCCCGGATATCAGCGCCATGTTCGCCGACCGCGGGCGCTCCGCGTGCCCGGCCCGGCCGTTGCCCGTCCATCCGCCACGGCGCCCGCGTGGTGGCAACGCCGGCGCCGCCGCGCGTCACCCGTTGCAGCATGTCGAGCCTGCGAAACGCCTCGCTTTGCAGCAGCGCGGGCCAGTCGAGGACCGGGGCGCACCAGATGTCGTGCGCGCGCAGCCGTTCGAACCAGTGATCGGTCGTATCCTCCGCCAGCCGCTCGGCGATCGCGGCTTTGATCGCGTCGCGCCCCGCAAAGCCGCCGGACGCCGCGGCCTCGGGCGGAAACTGCAGGGCGAGCAGCGGCGCGAGCTTGTCGAGCGGCGTCATCGCGAGCGCGAGCCAGCCATCGGCGGTGCGATAGACCCCGTAAGGCGCACCCAGATAGGCGTGCGCATTGTTGTGCGCCGCGCGTTGCGGCAGGCGGCCCCCGTCGTTGAGATGGGTGGTCAGCACCTCGAACTGGAAATCGGTCATCGCCTCCAGCAGGCTTGTGGCGACGACGGCGCCCCGGCCGCTGCGTCCGCGCCGAACCAGCGCGGCGAGCAGCCCTTCGACCAGCACATGGCCCGCGAGCATGTCTGCGACCGAAAGGCCGGTCGGCACCGGCCCGTCACCGGCATCGCCGTTCAGCCACATCGCGCCCGACAATGCCTGGGTCAGGAGGTCCTGTCCCGGCAGGTCGGCCCACGGACCGTCCTCGCCATAGCCGGAGATCGATCCGACGATCAGCTCGGGATAGGTTTCGACCAAGGTTGCGGGACCGAAGCCGAGCCGGTCGGCGACGCCGGGGCGGAAATTCTGGATGACGAT is a window encoding:
- the rhmD gene encoding L-rhamnonate dehydratase, with product MALSKIRSVRALVGRGGGADYHDQSGGHWIDDHIATPMARYPEYRESRQSFGINVLGTLVVEIEAEDGTTGFAVTTGGVPAAYIVEHHLARFLIGRDPAEFEKIWDQMYFSTQYYGRKGLVINAISGVDLALWDLLGKLRGEPVHALLGGAVRDELQFYATGARPDLAKELGFVGGKMPLHHGPAEGEEGLARNLAGIGEMRSRVGKDFWLMLDCWMSLDVSYATRLATRAWNEFGLKWIEEAISPDDYWGYAELRRNVPRGMLVTTGEHEATRWGFRMLFEMECCDIIQPDIGWCGGLTELLKISALADAHSKLVVPHGSSVYSYHFVCTRHNSPFAEFLMMHPDASAVVPMFHPLLQNEPVPEQGRLRISALDKPGFGVELNPDVALDRPFPN
- a CDS encoding glycosyl hydrolase, coding for MPSKSTTVRRLAASVALCALYFAPPALHAQDAGDAAQSSPDVQDFRQPPHATRPDTLYFWMNGNVTREGIDADLEAMRDAGLGGLLVFDGSNDIPKGPVDYLSPHWLDLMTHMMRKADSLGLRMGMQNAPGWSSSGGPWISPAQSMQQLVWTETTVDGGKRVRAQLPRPYAKRDYYEDSAIIAFPASKGDESFYRDQVAQMRIGDTPLAKNMLTDRDLHSSVEAGPDAPLVITMKRPFGAQAVTLYAEKEAPAFSATVEASDDGRNWRAVARVSVGVERGIESPGTANFDESTARYFRITPSAPVRLAEALLYATPRIPDWDVKAEQDFDAGTGDEHHPDDVMARYAIDPTTVIDISDKVDASGRLDWRAPAGRWTILRMGHTTTGKINVAASDSGRGLEVDKLDAEAVNYQFDQSVAKVVKAAGPLAGTAFDTLEIDSYEAGLQNWTKKLPADFAARNDYAITRWLPALTGRIVGDVEQSDRFLFDFRRTLAELMADNYYGEMEKRANAAGLKFMVEAYGPGPFDELQVAGRVQVPMTEFWTRTPWTDNRTVKMVSSAAHVYGKNLITAEAFTGEAQTSRWSDYPYALKALGDLMYAKGFNQIYFHRFAHQPNPNVVPGMTMGPWGMNMDRTNTWFSKARPWLDTLARSQYMLRQGRYVADVLYFVGENSPNQAEYVRPEVSPDTSPLLATYLEPEMPRGYKYDLVNAEVLLKRARIENGRIVLPDGASYRMLVLPDKLESMTPTLAKRLRDMVEKGMVLLGPRPAHQPTLRGGEAADAQFERATAALWGEAAKGPMRKVGKGRVYADGEIGAVLSDIGAGPDAICNTASPDGKVVWLHRELADGDSYFVANRQRRNETVTCDFRVAGKAPELWDPETGTTSSPAVYDMEGGRTRVSFTLSPVGSTFVTFRKPAEKRIEWAAHDGERFIDAKAAAPARAASPSDTFTLSVWAKPDIDLRLMPQEGTEGHINETGKNYLIPARSGRDIHGEGTAVAGLAVGRNGAFVIERVSPDTVPAVLVSHQPISGWTHFAVVYDHGTPTLYINGKKAKTGLKSGRTVFAGGSDAPSWSGFTYFFEGNNGPIRTEDRALSAGEIARLAAKGPPPPPVSAAPADLTIDADGAVHARVWQAGDYRLSDGSRFSADVPAPKVVSGPWRVTFERDRGAPDAVTLNKLESLSHNADPAIRHFSGTATYSRDIDVPAAALQRGRRVYLDLGRVEVLADVTVNGKDLGQVWKEPYRVDITDAVHAGANAVSVAVTTLWPNRMIGDARKPDPDAGNYVDGEWPVGETFNADGKKTGDVMAQKITELPDWYREGEPKPDNGRVTFTPWKFFSADDPLLDSGLLGPVRLVFAQERTIR
- a CDS encoding CaiB/BaiF CoA transferase family protein produces the protein MTEFLDLPLSGLLVLDMAQFLSGPSAALRLADMGARVIKIERPGSGDICRSLYLSDTDIAGDSTLFHAINRNKESLAANLKDPADHARVMRLIGHADIVIQNFRPGVADRLGFGPATLVETYPELIVGSISGYGEDGPWADLPGQDLLTQALSGAMWLNGDAGDGPVPTGLSVADMLAGHVLVEGLLAALVRRGRSGRGAVVATSLLEAMTDFQFEVLTTHLNDGGRLPQRAAHNNAHAYLGAPYGVYRTADGWLALAMTPLDKLAPLLALQFPPEAAASGGFAGRDAIKAAIAERLAEDTTDHWFERLRAHDIWCAPVLDWPALLQSEAFRRLDMLQRVTRGGAGVATTRAPWRMDGQRPGRARGAPAVGEHGADIRAEFALDRREI